The DNA window CAAATTAGTATTATATACTGCCAGCGTCGGCCATAGTTTGGGTCTTTGTTGCCGTGAATGTACAAGTCCAGAGACTCTTTGATTTGACGCAAGGGGTGGACTGAACTTACTCTATTCTCCTCACTTAGCGGTTCCTTGAGGACAAATATCGTCAGAATGATTCCAACCAGTACCATGGCTCCGGAAGCGATGACGGGGCTGTTGAAACCAAACGCCTCTATGAGGTATCCTGAGAGCAGGGTGCCCGCTAGAAATCCCACACCGACGCCGAGACCCAGGATAGCAAACGCAAAGGATCTCTGTTTTCCTGCCTTCGTGATATCGGCGAAACCCGAGGAGCAAATTGCGACGGAGGACACCCATCCTCCAGTGCACCCCtcaataaaaagataaatgatgAAGAAATTGACGTCATAATTCATGATTATATTCATGAAACAAAGTCCACTTTTAACCAACGAGCCAAACAGGGGAACCAGTAATGTTTTCTTTCGTCCGTATCTGTCGCTCAAAGTAGATATCAGGGGTGCAGTAAAAATGGCGGGAATTCCGCCTGATATCGAGATATAAACCGTCCAGCGTGCTGTGTCAGATTGGATCGTCTGCTCCATTTGGAACTCCTTGGAACTCGTGTTTGTTTCACAAAGTGACTTTCCAGACTGGTTTAAGGTTGCATTCGGAAACTCTTTGTCCTTATACACACTATATGTGTACTGACTCAAGTCGAAAACAAGAATGGTAAACGAGGCCATATGGACAAATACGATGATCCCGATCACAAACCCCGTCACTGGAATCTTGACTGATTTGGGCGCCCCCTCCTCATCCTCTAGGAGCAGAGACTTTTCGCCTTGGTCCATTGTTGTTTCAGTCTAAGTTTGTTACGATATctctttgcaaaataaaatgaaagagaTATTAGTTCAaagaatgaagaaaaaaataaaattgctcTTTCCTATGTTACGTCGGAATTGAACGTCTTCAAAGCTTGTTATATATTCTCTCGTGAATCTTTAAGAGTAAGTAGTATCAgttgaaagaaaataattttacgatcaattaattaataaatgtacatgaatgAT is part of the Crassostrea angulata isolate pt1a10 chromosome 3, ASM2561291v2, whole genome shotgun sequence genome and encodes:
- the LOC128177020 gene encoding solute carrier family 46 member 3-like, with the translated sequence MDQGEKSLLLEDEEGAPKSVKIPVTGFVIGIIVFVHMASFTILVFDLSQYTYSVYKDKEFPNATLNQSGKSLCETNTSSKEFQMEQTIQSDTARWTVYISISGGIPAIFTAPLISTLSDRYGRKKTLLVPLFGSLVKSGLCFMNIIMNYDVNFFIIYLFIEGCTGGWVSSVAICSSGFADITKAGKQRSFAFAILGLGVGVGFLAGTLLSGYLIEAFGFNSPVIASGAMVLVGIILTIFVLKEPLSEENRVSSVHPLRQIKESLDLYIHGNKDPNYGRRWQYIILICSFNLLSMAALGKTNVEILYQIGSPFCWSPIKISNFGTIRSVIQEFVGVVSIRIMQCFMSDDFISVIGTLSAIGYFVMEALSKTSFELYMVPVVGCLAIIEITMIRSIMSRLTPPDKQGSMFGGIALFENICFMVGSVAGGAIYSETVAFLPGFAFWVMAGYNVIALFLLIIFYIGSKRIHIQYKEINVT